One genomic region from Myripristis murdjan chromosome 7, fMyrMur1.1, whole genome shotgun sequence encodes:
- the snai1b gene encoding snail family zinc finger 1b isoform X2: protein MPRSFLVKKYFSNKKPKYSELESQSVVPECYPLAELPTQDNGSALTCYPTSPLFRMDTLPAPLSPITPVSPALPPSPLGPLDLSSSPSSSSGEEEEDGGRTSDPPSPDAIHHVYHCLHCSKSYSSPSALAHHQLSHCSQVEQTLSLPGQVSTRPAFHCKHCPKEYTSLGALKMHIRSHTLPCVCPTCGKAFSRPWLLRGHIRTHTGERPFSCQHCNRAFADRSNLRAHLQTHSEVKKYQCGSCSRTFSRMSLLHKHNASGCCPAP from the exons ATGCCTCGGTCATTTCTTGTGAAGAAGTATTTTTCCAACAAGAAGCCAAAGTACAGCGAGTTGGAGAGCCAGAgtg TTGTCCCAGAATGCTATCCTCTGGCTGAACTTCCAACTCAGGACAACGGCTCTGCCCTGACTTGCTATCCCACCAGCCCACTCTTCAGAATGGACACCCTGCCTGCACCCCTCTCCCCAATCACCCCTGTGTCTCCTGCTCTGCCCCCCTCACCGCTGGGACCGCTGGACCTCAGCAGCTCCCCTTCCAGTAGcagtggggaggaggaggaggatggtggACGTACTTCAGATCCTCCCAGCCCAGATGCCATTCACCACGTGTACCACTGCCTGCACTGCAGCAAGAGCTACAGCAGCCCCTCTGCCCTGGCCCACCACCAGCTGTCCCACTGTTCCCAGGTGGAGcagaccctctctctccccggtCAGGTATCGACACGCCCAGCCTTCCACTGCAAACACTGCCCCAAGGAGTACACCAGCCTGGGGGCCTTGAAGATGCACATCCGCTCACAcaccctgccctgtgtgtgtcccACTTGCGGCAAGGCCTTCTCCAGACCCTGGCTGCTCAGGGGACACATCCGCACACATACAG GCGAGCGTCCCTTCTCCTGCCAACACTGTAACCGGGCATTTGCTGACCGCTCCAACCTGCGCGCTCATCTGCAGACCCACTCAGAAGTGAAGAAGTACCAGTGTGGCTCCTGCTCCCGAACCTTCAGCCGCATGTccctgctgcacaaacacaacgCTTCTGGGTGCTGCCCTGCCCCATAG
- the snai1b gene encoding snail family zinc finger 1b isoform X1: MPRSFLVKKYFSNKKPKYSELESQSAVVPECYPLAELPTQDNGSALTCYPTSPLFRMDTLPAPLSPITPVSPALPPSPLGPLDLSSSPSSSSGEEEEDGGRTSDPPSPDAIHHVYHCLHCSKSYSSPSALAHHQLSHCSQVEQTLSLPGQVSTRPAFHCKHCPKEYTSLGALKMHIRSHTLPCVCPTCGKAFSRPWLLRGHIRTHTGERPFSCQHCNRAFADRSNLRAHLQTHSEVKKYQCGSCSRTFSRMSLLHKHNASGCCPAP; this comes from the exons ATGCCTCGGTCATTTCTTGTGAAGAAGTATTTTTCCAACAAGAAGCCAAAGTACAGCGAGTTGGAGAGCCAGAgtg CAGTTGTCCCAGAATGCTATCCTCTGGCTGAACTTCCAACTCAGGACAACGGCTCTGCCCTGACTTGCTATCCCACCAGCCCACTCTTCAGAATGGACACCCTGCCTGCACCCCTCTCCCCAATCACCCCTGTGTCTCCTGCTCTGCCCCCCTCACCGCTGGGACCGCTGGACCTCAGCAGCTCCCCTTCCAGTAGcagtggggaggaggaggaggatggtggACGTACTTCAGATCCTCCCAGCCCAGATGCCATTCACCACGTGTACCACTGCCTGCACTGCAGCAAGAGCTACAGCAGCCCCTCTGCCCTGGCCCACCACCAGCTGTCCCACTGTTCCCAGGTGGAGcagaccctctctctccccggtCAGGTATCGACACGCCCAGCCTTCCACTGCAAACACTGCCCCAAGGAGTACACCAGCCTGGGGGCCTTGAAGATGCACATCCGCTCACAcaccctgccctgtgtgtgtcccACTTGCGGCAAGGCCTTCTCCAGACCCTGGCTGCTCAGGGGACACATCCGCACACATACAG GCGAGCGTCCCTTCTCCTGCCAACACTGTAACCGGGCATTTGCTGACCGCTCCAACCTGCGCGCTCATCTGCAGACCCACTCAGAAGTGAAGAAGTACCAGTGTGGCTCCTGCTCCCGAACCTTCAGCCGCATGTccctgctgcacaaacacaacgCTTCTGGGTGCTGCCCTGCCCCATAG